A stretch of the Luteimonas sp. JM171 genome encodes the following:
- the lpxH gene encoding UDP-2,3-diacylglucosamine diphosphatase, which yields MTTLFIADLHLDPDRPEITRLFGEFLETGAKGADALYILGDLFESWVGDDDPSEAGAFVADGLARLGESGVPVFFMHGNRDFMLGRDYAARAGIRILPDPSVIELYERPVLLMHGDTLCTGDVEYQKVRAQVRNPVWREHMLSQPLQARLAFAQQARAASQARQGEMKSAGTMETITDASPDAIEETFRRYGINTLIHGHTHRPAIHELDIGGCPHRRIVLGDWYEQGSVLRAHPDGSFDLATL from the coding sequence ATGACAACGCTTTTCATCGCCGACCTGCACCTGGACCCGGACCGCCCGGAGATCACCCGCCTGTTCGGCGAATTCCTCGAAACCGGGGCGAAAGGCGCCGATGCCCTCTACATCCTGGGCGACCTGTTCGAATCATGGGTCGGCGACGATGACCCTTCCGAAGCCGGCGCTTTCGTCGCCGACGGGCTTGCCCGCCTCGGCGAATCGGGGGTCCCGGTCTTCTTCATGCACGGCAACCGCGATTTCATGCTCGGCCGCGACTACGCCGCCCGCGCCGGCATCCGGATCCTGCCCGACCCCAGCGTCATCGAGCTCTATGAGCGGCCGGTGCTGCTGATGCACGGGGACACGCTGTGCACCGGCGACGTGGAATACCAGAAGGTGCGCGCCCAGGTTCGCAACCCCGTCTGGCGCGAGCACATGCTCTCCCAGCCCCTGCAGGCCCGCCTTGCCTTCGCCCAGCAGGCCCGCGCCGCCAGCCAGGCGCGCCAGGGCGAAATGAAGAGCGCCGGCACCATGGAAACCATCACCGACGCCTCGCCGGATGCCATCGAGGAAACGTTCCGCCGCTACGGCATCAACACCCTCATCCACGGCCACACCCACCGCCCCGCCATCCACGAGCTCGACATCGGCGGCTGCCCGCATCGCCGCATCGTCCTGGGCGACTGGTACGAACAGGGTTCGGTCCTGCGCGCACATCCGGACGGCTCCTTCGATCTGGCAACGCTCTGA
- a CDS encoding ferritin-like domain-containing protein, which produces MTGPAGVPTLFEAARECLDAAEVDDKIALTRRHAAAFAAGQLELPEQAPPPLPIRMPGRPARPRMVHPRELPRRGLGSAAGRAAFIHAIAHIELNAVDLAWDAAYRFRGMPPDFYADWVRIADDEARHFMMLRERLQAMGHDYGDFDAHNGLWEMCEKTAHDGMARMALVPRVLEARGLDVTPGMIVKLQSVGDRETAAVLEVILEEEVSHVAAGSRWFHWHCERAGIAPEPKFRELLAEYARAVLHGPFNVDARAAAGFSEEELAALRELSESSA; this is translated from the coding sequence GTGACCGGGCCGGCAGGGGTGCCGACGCTGTTCGAAGCCGCGCGCGAATGCCTGGACGCGGCGGAAGTCGATGACAAGATCGCGCTGACCCGGCGCCACGCGGCGGCGTTCGCTGCGGGCCAGCTTGAGCTGCCGGAACAGGCGCCGCCGCCGTTGCCCATCCGCATGCCGGGCCGGCCTGCCAGGCCGCGCATGGTGCATCCGCGCGAGCTGCCCAGGCGCGGATTGGGCTCGGCCGCGGGGCGGGCGGCGTTCATTCATGCGATCGCACACATCGAGTTGAACGCGGTGGACCTGGCCTGGGACGCGGCCTACCGGTTCCGCGGCATGCCGCCGGACTTCTACGCGGACTGGGTGCGGATCGCGGACGACGAGGCGCGGCACTTCATGATGCTGCGCGAGCGGCTGCAGGCGATGGGCCACGACTATGGCGATTTCGACGCGCACAACGGGTTGTGGGAGATGTGCGAGAAGACCGCGCACGACGGGATGGCACGGATGGCCCTGGTGCCGCGGGTGCTGGAGGCGCGCGGGCTGGACGTGACGCCGGGGATGATCGTGAAGCTGCAGTCGGTGGGCGACCGGGAGACGGCGGCGGTGCTGGAGGTGATCCTGGAGGAAGAGGTCAGCCATGTCGCCGCGGGCAGCCGCTGGTTCCACTGGCACTGCGAGCGGGCGGGCATTGCGCCGGAGCCGAAGTTCCGGGAGCTGCTGGCGGAATACGCGCGCGCGGTGCTGCACGGGCCGTTCAACGTGGATGCGCGGGCGGCGGCGGGCTTCAGCGAAGAGGAGCTTGCCGCCTTGCGTGAACTCTCGGAGTCGTCGGCCTGA
- the purF gene encoding amidophosphoribosyltransferase, producing the protein MCGIIGIVGTTEVAPALYDGLTVLQHRGQDAAGIATAAGTSLRVDKGNGLVRDVFDERSMQLLRGHMGIGHCRYPTAGSEGADEAQPFYVNSPFGIALAHNGNLINTEALRREIFEQDRRHINTRSDSEVLLNVFAHELDRERKLDPESAFRAVEGVHRRARGGYAAVGVVLGLGLVAFRDPNGIRPLVLGRKVTDAGTEYAVASESVALDILGFERLRDVAPGEGVVITADGELHHRQCAEPGALTPCIFEYVYFARPDTMIENISVHKARMRMGVTLGEKILRERPDHDIDVVIPIPDTSRDSALELAQVLGVKYREGFIKNRYVGRTFIMPGQGERRKSVRRKLNAIPLEFRNRVVLLVDDSIVRGTTSHQIVQMARDAGARKVYLASAAPPVRYPNIYGIDMPSPEEFIAHERSQEEIQRMIGCDWLVYQDLEDLETAVAGPKFPGMRFDSSCFSGEYVTGVDPAYFDEIKQQRSDEAKRQRRLAL; encoded by the coding sequence ATGTGCGGCATCATCGGCATCGTTGGAACCACGGAGGTCGCGCCCGCGCTGTACGACGGCCTGACCGTCCTGCAGCATCGTGGCCAGGACGCGGCGGGCATCGCCACCGCCGCCGGCACCTCCCTGCGCGTGGACAAGGGCAACGGCCTGGTGCGCGACGTGTTCGACGAGCGCAGCATGCAGCTGCTGCGGGGGCACATGGGGATCGGCCATTGCCGCTATCCCACCGCGGGCAGCGAAGGCGCCGACGAGGCGCAGCCGTTCTATGTCAACTCGCCGTTCGGTATCGCCCTGGCGCACAACGGCAACCTCATCAACACCGAGGCGCTGCGGCGCGAGATCTTCGAGCAGGACCGGCGCCACATCAACACCCGGTCGGACTCGGAGGTGTTGCTCAACGTGTTCGCGCACGAGCTCGACCGCGAGCGCAAGCTGGATCCGGAGTCGGCCTTCCGCGCCGTGGAGGGCGTGCATCGCCGCGCCCGTGGCGGGTATGCCGCGGTGGGGGTGGTGCTGGGACTGGGGCTGGTGGCATTCCGCGACCCGAACGGGATCCGTCCGCTGGTGCTCGGGCGCAAGGTCACGGATGCGGGCACCGAGTACGCGGTGGCCTCGGAGTCGGTGGCGCTGGACATCCTTGGCTTCGAGCGCCTGCGTGACGTCGCGCCGGGCGAGGGCGTGGTGATCACCGCCGACGGCGAGCTGCACCACCGCCAGTGCGCCGAGCCGGGAGCGCTGACGCCGTGCATCTTCGAATACGTGTATTTCGCCCGCCCCGACACGATGATCGAGAACATCTCGGTCCACAAGGCGCGCATGCGCATGGGCGTGACCCTGGGCGAGAAGATCCTTCGCGAGCGGCCGGACCACGACATCGACGTGGTGATCCCGATCCCGGACACCTCGCGCGATTCGGCGCTGGAGCTGGCCCAGGTGCTGGGGGTGAAGTACCGCGAGGGATTCATCAAGAACCGGTACGTGGGCCGGACCTTCATCATGCCCGGGCAGGGCGAGCGCAGGAAGTCGGTGCGGCGCAAGCTCAACGCGATCCCGCTGGAGTTCCGCAACCGGGTGGTGCTGCTGGTGGATGATTCCATCGTGCGCGGCACCACCTCGCACCAGATCGTGCAGATGGCGCGCGACGCCGGGGCGCGCAAGGTGTACCTGGCATCGGCGGCGCCGCCGGTGCGCTATCCGAACATCTACGGCATCGACATGCCCTCGCCCGAGGAATTCATCGCCCACGAGCGCAGCCAGGAGGAGATCCAGCGGATGATCGGCTGCGACTGGCTGGTGTACCAGGATCTGGAAGACCTGGAGACGGCCGTCGCGGGGCCCAAGTTCCCGGGCATGCGGTTCGATTCCTCGTGCTTCAGCGGCGAGTACGTGACCGGGGTGGATCCGGCGTACTTCGACGAGATCAAGCAGCAGCGCTCGGATGAGGCCAAGCGCCAGCGCCGCCTGGCGCTGTGA
- a CDS encoding SPOR domain-containing protein — protein MDPRLKQRLIGAAVLVALAVIFLPMLVKGPAPDSGVSDLSLDLPERPRDSGTVTRDLPLVAPRPRPDDGALGLGARQRGAAGTEDGALPTVDTADARHPDAAQLADEVAAGTGEPAGPQEPGERADADDAEAEVAADAALPATTAGGDYAVRFGSYGKGESADVVVERLEREGFPASSTRAQVAGRDVWRVHIGPYASRAEAEAVRVRAAQVGPNNAEVVALDAQPPRPRPEPSERTAEAPAPAQPEPAATAPAAAPDVGFVVQLGAFSNAGEATAMRDRLRGMGFTAFTDTVQTDRGLLTRVKAGPVLERAEAEQLKARIQGRTGIDGMVRSHP, from the coding sequence ATGGATCCACGACTCAAACAGCGCCTGATCGGCGCGGCCGTGCTGGTCGCGCTTGCGGTGATCTTCCTGCCGATGCTGGTGAAGGGTCCCGCGCCCGACAGCGGCGTGTCGGACCTGTCGCTGGACCTGCCCGAGCGCCCGCGCGACTCCGGCACCGTGACCAGGGACCTGCCGCTGGTGGCGCCGCGGCCGCGTCCCGACGATGGCGCGCTCGGCCTGGGTGCGCGGCAGCGCGGGGCCGCGGGGACGGAAGACGGAGCGTTGCCGACGGTTGATACCGCGGACGCCCGGCATCCGGATGCCGCGCAGCTGGCCGATGAAGTGGCCGCTGGAACCGGCGAGCCCGCCGGTCCCCAGGAACCCGGCGAGCGCGCGGACGCCGACGACGCCGAGGCGGAGGTGGCAGCCGACGCGGCGCTGCCGGCCACGACCGCCGGCGGCGACTACGCGGTGCGGTTTGGCAGCTACGGCAAGGGCGAAAGCGCGGACGTCGTGGTTGAACGCCTGGAGCGCGAGGGATTCCCGGCAAGCAGCACCCGGGCGCAGGTGGCGGGAAGGGACGTGTGGCGGGTCCATATCGGCCCGTACGCCAGCCGCGCCGAAGCCGAGGCCGTGCGTGTGCGTGCGGCGCAGGTTGGGCCCAACAATGCCGAGGTGGTGGCGCTCGACGCGCAGCCGCCCCGGCCACGGCCGGAGCCGTCCGAACGTACCGCCGAGGCGCCCGCGCCCGCGCAGCCGGAGCCCGCGGCCACTGCGCCCGCGGCGGCGCCCGACGTGGGCTTCGTGGTCCAGCTCGGCGCATTTTCAAACGCCGGTGAGGCCACCGCGATGCGCGACCGGCTCCGCGGCATGGGGTTTACCGCGTTTACCGATACCGTGCAGACCGACCGTGGCCTGCTGACCCGGGTCAAGGCCGGCCCCGTGCTGGAGCGCGCCGAGGCCGAACAGCTCAAGGCCCGGATCCAGGGAAGGACCGGCATCGACGGCATGGTGCGCTCGCATCCCTGA
- the folC gene encoding bifunctional tetrahydrofolate synthase/dihydrofolate synthase, whose amino-acid sequence MKRTLDQWLAWIEGRHPKSIDMGLERVRAVTGQMQLPRPARHVITVAGTNGKGSTVAFIEAIAIEQGWRTGAYTSPHLFHYSERVRIDGRPASDDALVEAFEAVEAARTSAADVSLTYFEYGTLAALWLFARQPLDLVVLEVGLGGRLDATNIVDADVAVVTTVDLDHSDWLGADREAIGREKAGVARPWKPLILGEDDPPASVLRHAYAIGASAIRANCDFMFAQLDPTQWRWRDVGHEMTLPVPAMRGAAQLRNAAAAIAALRALDAPVSDPAVARGVAAARIPGRLEAFELDGVEVVVDVGHNPQAAQEVAAWLHSAPVRGSTRVVLAALADKDVAGVVEALSGQVQDWHLAGLEHVARGLAVDALAGRLAGTAAASAARHASVPEAIRAARAAASAGDRIVVLGSFHTAAAALGLLHGRH is encoded by the coding sequence GTGAAACGTACGCTCGACCAGTGGCTGGCCTGGATCGAGGGCCGGCACCCGAAGTCCATCGACATGGGCCTGGAGCGCGTGCGAGCGGTGACCGGGCAGATGCAGCTGCCGCGGCCGGCGCGCCATGTGATCACCGTGGCCGGAACCAATGGCAAGGGGTCGACGGTGGCGTTCATCGAGGCGATCGCGATCGAGCAGGGGTGGCGCACGGGCGCCTATACCTCGCCGCACCTGTTCCATTACAGCGAACGCGTGCGCATCGATGGTCGGCCGGCCAGTGACGACGCCCTGGTGGAGGCGTTTGAAGCCGTTGAGGCGGCCCGCACATCGGCGGCAGACGTATCGCTCACCTATTTCGAGTACGGCACCCTGGCTGCGCTGTGGCTTTTCGCGCGCCAGCCGCTGGACCTCGTTGTGCTCGAGGTCGGGCTGGGCGGTCGCCTGGATGCGACCAACATCGTGGACGCCGACGTGGCGGTGGTGACCACCGTGGACCTGGACCACAGCGACTGGCTGGGCGCGGACCGCGAGGCGATCGGCCGCGAGAAGGCGGGCGTCGCCCGGCCCTGGAAGCCGCTGATCCTGGGAGAGGACGACCCTCCGGCGAGCGTCCTGCGCCACGCGTATGCCATCGGCGCGTCGGCGATCCGCGCCAACTGCGATTTCATGTTCGCGCAGCTCGACCCGACCCAGTGGCGCTGGCGCGATGTTGGCCATGAGATGACGCTGCCCGTGCCGGCGATGCGGGGGGCGGCGCAGCTGCGCAACGCCGCCGCCGCGATTGCAGCGCTGCGCGCGCTGGACGCGCCGGTGTCCGACCCGGCCGTCGCGCGTGGCGTGGCGGCGGCGCGGATCCCCGGCAGGCTCGAGGCATTCGAGCTGGATGGCGTGGAGGTGGTGGTGGACGTTGGCCACAACCCCCAGGCCGCCCAGGAAGTGGCTGCATGGCTGCACAGCGCGCCGGTCCGCGGGTCCACCCGCGTGGTCCTGGCGGCGCTGGCAGACAAGGACGTGGCCGGCGTGGTGGAGGCATTGTCCGGACAGGTGCAGGACTGGCACCTGGCGGGCCTGGAGCACGTGGCGCGGGGGTTGGCGGTGGATGCACTTGCCGGGCGCCTGGCAGGCACCGCGGCGGCGTCCGCCGCCAGGCATGCCAGCGTTCCGGAAGCGATCCGGGCCGCGCGCGCGGCGGCTTCGGCCGGTGATCGGATCGTGGTGCTGGGTTCATTCCACACGGCCGCGGCCGCGCTCGGACTGCTGCACGGGCGGCATTAA
- a CDS encoding histidine phosphatase family protein encodes MRIVLARHGETAWNAEGRYQGQEDIPLSSVGQAQAVSLGLRLESLPIDRAVASPLSRARVTAELALGADRAGRLQLDPGLAEINHGSWEGLLAGEIHARDPERLRAWREQPDTVRMPDGGESLQDVFDRAWDALARAVDGLTGEQTLLVVAHDAVNRVILCRVLGIPFSRLWSFRQAPTTLNLLEGPDLDRLEVVRLNDCAHHTPLFGEAVHRAL; translated from the coding sequence ATGAGGATCGTGCTGGCCCGCCACGGCGAAACCGCGTGGAATGCAGAAGGCCGCTACCAGGGGCAGGAGGACATCCCGCTCTCGTCCGTGGGCCAGGCGCAGGCGGTGTCGCTGGGCCTGCGCCTGGAATCGCTGCCCATCGACCGCGCGGTGGCTTCACCGCTCTCGCGGGCGCGGGTGACCGCTGAACTGGCGCTGGGCGCCGATCGCGCGGGCCGGCTGCAGCTGGATCCGGGGCTGGCGGAGATCAACCACGGCAGCTGGGAAGGCCTGCTGGCCGGGGAGATCCACGCCCGCGATCCCGAGCGTCTGCGCGCCTGGCGCGAGCAGCCCGATACGGTGCGCATGCCCGACGGCGGCGAGTCGCTGCAGGACGTGTTCGATCGCGCCTGGGACGCGCTGGCGCGGGCCGTCGATGGGCTCACCGGGGAGCAGACCCTGCTGGTGGTGGCCCATGACGCGGTCAACCGGGTGATCCTCTGCCGGGTCCTGGGCATTCCGTTCTCGCGCCTGTGGAGCTTCCGCCAGGCGCCGACCACCCTGAACCTGCTCGAAGGCCCGGACCTGGACCGGCTCGAGGTGGTGCGCCTGAACGACTGCGCCCACCACACCCCGCTGTTCGGCGAGGCCGTCCACCGCGCGCTGTGA